One window from the genome of Hydra vulgaris chromosome 02, alternate assembly HydraT2T_AEP encodes:
- the LOC136076266 gene encoding uncharacterized protein LOC136076266, producing MVGGKHHWTVSQRNLAVDLVNQGKTYRQVQQETGIPHTTVSDIMKKFNLIGTTVTKEGQGRKKKTFETKSFDRNLIIQVKKNCFISARKLAEQAEENYGIKLSHQTIRNCLMG from the coding sequence atggtTGGAGGTAAACATCACTGGACCGTTTCTCAGAGAAATTTAGCTGTCGATCTAGTCAATCAGGGTAAAACCTATCGTCAGGTGCAGCAAGAGACTGGAATTCCTCATACTACAGTATCCGACATAATGAAGAAGTTCAATTTGATCGGAACAACAGTCACAAAAGAAGGGCAGGGTCgcaaaaaaaagacttttgaaaCTAAGAGTTTTGATAGAAACTTAATTATACAAGTCAagaaaaattgctttatttcTGCTCGAAAACTGGCTGAGCAAGCTGAAGAGAATTATGGAATCAAATTATCCCATCAGACAATCAGAAATTGTCTGATGGGATAA
- the LOC136076267 gene encoding uncharacterized protein LOC136076267, with the protein MSRKAITYEDRVKVVHFHQKGKSAREIGRIVKRSHSSVLTIIKKFKETKSYVDRHRSGRPRLTTPNDDRLLIRLAKKNRTMPSHELRREWKLSNGRQASASLVRRKLLANNMLWKKAVLKPRLTKRHIKKRKEFCQSVKEWSKQK; encoded by the coding sequence atgagCAGAAAAGCTATTACCTATGAAGATCGTGTAAAAGTGGTGCATTTTCACCAGAAAGGTAAATCCGCTCGCGAAATTGGAAGAATAGTAAAGCGATCACATAGTTCGGTGCTAACaatcatcaaaaaattcaaagagACGAAATCTTACGTTGATCGCCATCGTTCTGGAAGACCGCGTTTGACGACACCCAATGATGATCGCCTTTTAATCAGGTTGGCAAAGAAAAATCGAACCATGCCGTCGCATGAATTAAGAAGGGAATGGAAGCTTTCAAATGGACGTCAAGCCTCGGCATCACTTGTGCGTAGGAAACTATTAGCTAACAATATGTTATGGAAAAAAGCTGTTCTAAAACCGCGACTTACCAAACGACATATAAAAAAGCGAAAAGAATTTTGCCAAAGCGTCAAAGAATGGTCTAAACAAAAATAG